The following are encoded together in the Candidatus Methylomirabilota bacterium genome:
- a CDS encoding cyclase family protein, which translates to MAQRLPERQEVLSYLRERRNWGRWGSDDQVGAVNLITARKRVAAAALVRSGRSVSLSREFPKSPGPGNPQPAQHWMRTVPRGTGGFAADFYGIFYHGWASTHLDALCHTWDEGGMWNGRDPRRELTFEGAAFGGVEAWSDGIVTRGVCLDVPRYRGEPCVTQERPVHGWELAEIAKAQGVTLEPGDAVAVYSGREAWQAAHPDRAYGPDSRPGLHASCLPFLRDHDVAVLVWDMMDLVPNGYDIPWAVHGAIFAYGVALLDNALLEPLAKACAEEGRSEFMLVIAPLRVVGGTGSPVNPIALF; encoded by the coding sequence GTGGCCCAGCGGCTGCCGGAACGCCAGGAAGTGCTGTCGTACCTGCGGGAGCGCCGGAACTGGGGGCGCTGGGGCTCTGACGACCAGGTCGGCGCGGTCAACCTGATCACGGCCCGCAAGCGCGTGGCGGCGGCCGCCCTGGTGCGGAGCGGCCGGAGCGTCTCGCTGAGCCGGGAGTTTCCGAAGAGCCCGGGGCCCGGGAACCCGCAGCCGGCCCAGCACTGGATGCGGACGGTGCCACGCGGCACCGGGGGGTTCGCCGCCGACTTCTACGGAATCTTCTATCACGGGTGGGCCTCCACCCACCTGGACGCGCTCTGCCACACCTGGGACGAGGGTGGGATGTGGAACGGGCGCGATCCGCGCCGGGAGCTCACGTTCGAGGGGGCCGCCTTCGGCGGGGTGGAAGCGTGGAGCGACGGCATCGTCACCCGCGGGGTCTGCCTCGACGTTCCCCGGTACCGGGGCGAGCCCTGCGTGACCCAGGAGCGACCGGTCCACGGCTGGGAGCTCGCGGAGATCGCCAAGGCCCAGGGTGTCACACTCGAACCCGGGGACGCGGTGGCCGTGTACAGCGGCCGAGAGGCCTGGCAGGCGGCGCATCCGGATCGGGCCTATGGGCCGGACAGCCGGCCGGGGCTCCACGCCTCGTGTCTGCCCTTCCTGCGCGACCACGACGTGGCGGTGCTCGTGTGGGACATGATGGACCTCGTCCCCAACGGCTATGACATTCCCTGGGCGGTCCACGGGGCAATCTTCGCCTACGGAGTCGCCCTGCTCGACAACGCGCTGCTGGAGCCCCTGGCGAAGGCGTGCGCCGAGGAAGGGCGCTCCGAGTTCATGCTGGTCATCGCGCCGCTCAGGGTCGTCGGGGGCACCGGGTCCCCGGTCAACCCCATCGCGCTCTTCTAA